A section of the Lutra lutra chromosome 3, mLutLut1.2, whole genome shotgun sequence genome encodes:
- the AMER3 gene encoding APC membrane recruitment protein 3, with protein MELKRGKTFIKSSLQISHEKLLDPSATALARENTSPWSVSPGGQQRPYCERAPQVSPSTQGYDRCSNNGAELEPEVGAATFCGATFKLVRKSKTHDCVPEAGSASTATGQLVGSASFPGPPSSQRMIDYRHFVPQMPFVPAVAKSIPRKRISLKRPKKCFRNLFHIRRNKTENLASLVTKGESLSSPGEPSEDGGQPGKTFFPLGEGLGPDSLCQDLSDSELLPDSSFDLCRALCEDVASLKSFDSLTGCGEIFADESSVPSLELNEGPESPAQVSQILESKVLRGPFQGSVEQLASPAQNEMSDFAKFWDSVNHSVRQQHRALLGPWLGGPQGTDTDRPRLDAAGLAELPLCPSRDPHSGSKASSIDTGTPKSEQPESVSTSDEGYYDSFSPGLEEDKKEASSPGTPAAAFPRDSYSGDALYELFYDPSEGPIGPSLDDDLCVSESLSGPALGAPLSMCSFHMGAEENLAPAPGPDLLSQGFLQSSWKGKECLLKLCDTELAITMGIINWLRRGPELRTPPASAPGETAASPRRQAEKLGAGSEKKGPDPVKLEGRGPGASDAGKTTVGSAPSRWELWAHSRSKGLLAGESKVIGGSKQGTSTPSKDSSMECAQVSGEGGTQGCHEVLFSSLGCEASATTDTSSKNKIPNPWPGFQEPSPPGNLKCFQDPWRPDPGRTTLDVEPPLIGCVAQVAALHIHPDYQPPTIHLSRQDTSNGLCRQPQARGPDILQQKQPNKFPSMPVVCGLPSLANPLHSPQDQRCPGHILDLSRLRVEPTRMDAQAYRVSMDDQPLQLSSRAVEQAAPRGQLDS; from the coding sequence ATGGAGCTGAAGAGAGGGAAGACCTTCATCAAATCCAGCCTGCAGATTTCCCATGAGAAACTCCTAGATCCATCAGCCACTGCTCTGGCCAGGGAGAATACAAGTCCCTGGTCAGTCTCACCAGGAGGGCAACAGCGGCCCTACTGTGAAAGGGCCCCACAGGTTAGTCCCAGCACCCAAGGATATGACAGATGTTCCAACAATGGGGCAGAGCTGGAACCCGAGGTGGGGGCTGCAACCTTCTGTGGGGCCACCTTCAAACTGGTACGAAAGAGCAAGACTCATGACTGTGTGCCTGAGGCTGGCAGCGCAAGCACAGCCACAGGGCAGCTGGTGGGCAGTGCAAGCTTCCCAGGGCCCCCCAGCAGCCAACGCATGATTGATTACCGCCATTTTGTGCCCCAGATGCCCTTTGTGCCAGCTGTGGCCAAGAGCATCCCAAGAAAGAGGATCTCCCTGAAACGACCTAAGAAGTGCTTTCGGAACCTATTCCACATTCGCAGAAACAAGACTGAGAACTTGGCCTCACTAGTGACCAAGGGTGAGAGCCTGTCTTCCCCTGGGGAGCCATCAGAGGATGGTGGGCAGCCAGGCAAAACTTTCTTCCCATTAGGTGAGGGACTGGGGCCAGACAGCCTGTGCCAGGACCTATCTGACAGTGAGCTCCTGCCTGACTCTTCCTTTGACCTCTGCAGGGCCTTATGTGAGGATGTGGCCTCACTCAAGAGCTTTGACTCCCTCACAGGTTGTGGGGAGATCTTTGCAGATGAAAGCTCAGTGCCATCACTGGAACTGAATGAGGGCCCAGAGAGCCCAGCCCAGGTATCCCAGATCCTTGAAAGCAAGGTTCTTAGGGGCCCTTTCCAGGGCAGTGTAGAACAGCTGGCATCACCTGCCCAAAATGAGATGTCTGACTTTGCCAAGTTCTGGGACAGTGTGAATCACTCTGTGAGGCAGCAGCACCGTGCCCTACTAGGGCCATGGCTGGGGGGTCCCCAGGGGACAGACACAGACCGTCCCAGGCTAGATGCAGCTGGGCTTGCTGAGCTACCCCTGTGTCCCAGCAGGGACCCCCACAGTGGCTCCAAAGCTAGCTCCATAGACACAGGTACCCCTAAGAGCGAACAGCCGGAATCCGTGTCCACAAGTGATGAGGGCTACTATGACTCCTTCTCACCTGGCCTTGAGGAGGACAAGAAGGAGGCTTCAAGCCCAGGCACACCTGCAGCTGCCTTCCCCCGGGACAGTTACAGTGGAGACGCCCTCTATGAGCTCTTCTATGACCCGAGCGAGGGCCCTATAGGCCCAAGCCTGGATGATGACTTATGTGTGTCTGAGAGTCTGTCAGGGCCAGCACTAGGAGCACCACTGTCCATGTGCAGCTTCCACATGGGGGCAGAGGAGAACTTGGCCCCAGCACCAGGGCCAGATCTGCTCAGCCAGGGATTTTTGCAAAGCTCCTGGAAGGGCAAGGAGTGCCTGCTAAAGCTCTGTGACACCGAGCTTGCCATCACCATGGGCATTATCAACTGGCTTCGCCGTGGCCCTGAACTCCGTACCCCACCTGCCTCAGCTCCTGGAGAAACTGCAGCCTCACCCAGGAGACAAGCAGAGAAGCTGGGAGCTGGCTCTGAGAAAAAGGGCCCAGATCCAGTGAAACTGGAGGGCAGGGGGCCTGGGGCTTCAGATGCAGGTAAAACTACTGTAGGCTCAGCACCCAGCAGATGGGAGCTGTGGGCACATTCACGTTCCAAGGGCCTGCTTGCTGGAGAGAGCAAGGTCATAGGAGGGTCCAAGCAGGGAACCAGCACTCCATCTAAGGACTCATCTATGGAGTGTGCACAAGTGTCTGGGGAAGGAGGGACGCAAGGCTGTCATGAagtcttgttttcctctttgggGTGTGAAGCCTCTGCAACAACAGACACTTCCAGCAAAAATAAGATCCCAAACCCTTGGCCTGGCTTCCAAGAGCCCAGTCCTCCTGGGAATTTGAAGTGTTTCCAAGATCCTTGGAGGCCAGATCCTGGAAGAACCACTCTTGATGTAGAACCCCCCCTGATAGGCTGTGTGGCCCAGGTGGCAGCCCTGCACATCCACCCAGACTACCAACCCCCTACTATACACCTGTCAAGGCAGGACACAAGCAATGGGCTCTGTAGGCAGCCTCAGGCCAGGGGCCCTGATATTCTTCAGCAGAAACAGCCTAACAAATTCCCTAGCATGCCAGTTGTATGTGGCCTGCCCTCCTTGGCTAATCCTCTCCACAGCCCACAGGACCAGAGGTGCCCAGGTCATATCCTGGACCTTAGCCGGCTCAGGGTGGAGCCCACCAGGATGGATGCCCAGGCTTATCGTGTCTCTATGGATGACCAGCCCCTTCAGCTCAGTTCAAGGGCTGTGGAACAGGCAGCACCTAGGGGCCAGCTGGATTCATAG